A segment of the Verrucomicrobiia bacterium genome:
GTTTCTCCACAATCTCCAGCACGTGCGACGTGAGAAAAACCGTCGCGCCGCGCTCAACGCATTGTTTCAACACGTCGCGCAACACCCGCGAAGCCACTGCGTCCACGCCCTCAAACGGTTCGTCGAGAAACAGCAGTTCGGGATGGGGAATCAGCGCGGCCGCCAGCGCGAGTTTTTTCTTCATGCCGTGGGAATATTCCATCGTGAGCTTCTTCTCTTCGTTTTCCAGGCTCATGATGCGCAGCAATTCTTCCGAACGCTCGCGCACGATCACCTTGGGCAAAAGATACATGCGGCCGACGAAAGTAAGATATTCGCGCGCCGTCAGGTTTTCGAACAACGCCAGATTTTCCGGCACCACGCCGATGCGGCGCTTGATTTCCCGCGCCTTTTTAACATCACGCGCATCGCCTCCGAGAATCGTCATCGCGCCGTCCGTAGGCGCGAGCAAGCCCGTCAGCATTTTGATGGTCGTGGATTTGCCCGCGCCGTTGGGGCCGAGAAAGCCGTAGAATTTTCCCCGCTCAACTTGGAGGTCAAGTCCGTCCACCGCGCAAACTGATCCAAACCTCCGTGTCAGCCCTTTCGTCTCAATGGCCAGGTTCATGTGCGCCGACCCTACCGCATGCTTCCCGCGAGTGCGAGCCGATAATTTCTTCCGGACCGTTGCGTTGCCTCGCCGATGCAGTTCCCGCGTCCTGA
Coding sequences within it:
- a CDS encoding ABC transporter ATP-binding protein, coding for MNLAIETKGLTRRFGSVCAVDGLDLQVERGKFYGFLGPNGAGKSTTIKMLTGLLAPTDGAMTILGGDARDVKKAREIKRRIGVVPENLALFENLTAREYLTFVGRMYLLPKVIVRERSEELLRIMSLENEEKKLTMEYSHGMKKKLALAAALIPHPELLFLDEPFEGVDAVASRVLRDVLKQCVERGATVFLTSHVLEIVEKLCTDVGIIAKGKLVYQGTMERAREGGSLEEMFIKAVGGDQHESQKLSWL